One Aureibacillus halotolerans DNA segment encodes these proteins:
- a CDS encoding alpha-glucuronidase family glycosyl hydrolase → MRENHPQSYNCWLQYNAIDDVSVASFYRSFCQSFVVLCDRTPLINSAIDELQRGITSLLGETPTETGKDDNQLVLGTLEDVAQEDILDRISLANLNEEGYCIRMDERQHQLYVLGKTEKGILYAVFHLLRKMQLNEILTTEEVIEQPVNQIRMMNHWDNVDGSIERGYAGLSFFYQQNRFSRQWDRMHDYARMLASIGINAVTINNVNVHQVESEFITAAFLPDVARTADIFRAYNIKLFLSANYSSPMQLGGLSSADPLADDVREWWKEKASEIYAAIPDFGGFVIKADSENRPGPFTYGRTHADGANMLGEALAPHGGILIWRCFVYNCHQDWRDKTTDRARAAYDHFMPLDGQFNDNVILQIKNGPMDFQVREGVSPLLGAMKDTNQILEFQIAQEYTGQQKHLCYLVPQWKDVLNFDTYAKGEGSFVKDVASGSLYERPLSGIAAVANSGDAYNWTGHPLAQANLYGYGRLVWNPELSADAIASEWITQTYGNHATVLKTIKEMLLQSLQTYENYTAPLGVGWMVNPNHHYGPNVDGYEYSAWGTYHFADLHGIGVDRTMQTGTGYTSQYFPENEKRYESLEACPDELVLFFHHVPYTHQLHSGKSVIQHIYDTHFEGAEQAEQLREQWKSIKELIDEERFNDGLTRFNLQVDSAKEWRDIINTYFYRKSGIEDEHGRTIYS, encoded by the coding sequence ATGAGAGAAAACCACCCTCAAAGCTATAACTGCTGGCTGCAATATAACGCCATTGATGATGTGTCAGTTGCTTCTTTTTATCGCTCGTTTTGTCAATCATTTGTTGTTTTGTGTGATCGTACACCGTTGATTAACTCAGCAATCGATGAACTGCAAAGGGGCATTACCTCTTTGCTTGGAGAGACGCCAACAGAAACAGGGAAAGACGACAACCAGCTCGTACTCGGCACATTAGAGGACGTAGCTCAAGAAGATATTTTAGATAGGATAAGCCTCGCCAACCTTAATGAGGAAGGTTATTGTATACGAATGGATGAGCGCCAGCATCAGCTGTACGTATTAGGCAAAACAGAGAAGGGTATTTTATATGCTGTTTTTCATTTGCTTCGAAAAATGCAGTTGAATGAGATCCTCACAACCGAAGAAGTGATTGAGCAGCCAGTGAACCAAATACGAATGATGAACCATTGGGACAATGTTGATGGGAGCATTGAGCGAGGGTATGCTGGATTGTCATTTTTTTATCAACAAAACCGCTTTTCCAGGCAATGGGATCGCATGCATGATTATGCACGTATGCTCGCCTCTATTGGCATCAATGCAGTGACCATCAATAATGTCAATGTGCACCAAGTGGAATCAGAATTCATTACAGCCGCCTTTTTACCAGATGTTGCGCGTACAGCAGACATCTTCCGTGCCTATAACATCAAGTTGTTTCTAAGCGCGAATTATTCAAGTCCGATGCAATTAGGTGGTTTATCATCAGCTGATCCGCTTGCTGATGATGTCCGAGAGTGGTGGAAAGAAAAAGCTAGCGAAATTTACGCTGCCATTCCTGACTTTGGTGGGTTTGTCATTAAGGCAGATTCAGAAAATCGACCGGGACCGTTTACGTATGGTCGGACACACGCAGACGGTGCGAACATGCTCGGTGAAGCCCTTGCACCACATGGTGGTATCCTCATATGGCGTTGCTTTGTTTACAATTGTCATCAGGACTGGCGCGACAAAACAACAGATCGCGCAAGGGCAGCCTATGATCATTTTATGCCTCTAGATGGGCAGTTTAACGATAACGTCATTTTGCAAATCAAAAATGGGCCGATGGACTTTCAAGTTCGCGAGGGTGTTTCTCCATTGCTGGGGGCCATGAAGGATACGAACCAAATTCTCGAATTTCAAATCGCGCAAGAATATACAGGTCAGCAAAAGCATCTTTGCTATTTAGTGCCCCAATGGAAGGATGTATTGAATTTTGATACGTATGCAAAGGGCGAAGGTTCTTTTGTAAAGGATGTAGCGAGTGGGTCATTATACGAGCGACCTTTAAGTGGAATTGCGGCTGTCGCCAACAGCGGGGATGCGTATAATTGGACGGGCCATCCTCTGGCTCAAGCTAATTTATATGGGTATGGTCGATTGGTCTGGAACCCGGAATTGTCCGCGGATGCCATCGCTTCAGAATGGATTACACAAACCTATGGAAATCACGCAACCGTCTTGAAAACGATAAAAGAGATGCTCCTACAGTCGTTGCAAACGTATGAGAATTATACAGCTCCACTTGGCGTAGGATGGATGGTCAATCCAAATCATCACTATGGACCCAATGTTGATGGCTATGAATATTCAGCGTGGGGAACGTATCATTTTGCTGACTTACATGGCATCGGTGTGGATCGAACGATGCAAACGGGCACTGGCTACACGAGTCAATACTTTCCTGAAAATGAAAAGCGTTATGAATCACTTGAGGCATGTCCTGATGAGTTAGTACTGTTTTTTCATCATGTTCCCTATACGCATCAACTGCATTCAGGGAAATCAGTGATTCAGCATATTTACGATACCCATTTTGAAGGAGCAGAACAGGCCGAACAGCTACGTGAACAATGGAAGTCAATCAAGGAATTAATAGATGAGGAACGGTTTAATGATGGGTTAACTCGATTTAATCTCCAAGTCGATTCAGCTAAAGAGTGGCGCGACATCATCAATACGTATTTTTATCGGAAATCAGGAATCGAAGATGAGCACGGGAGAACGATTTATTCTTAA